CGAGCTCTTTCTGGGTCACCCTCGCCTTCCTCTCCCTGGCCGTCGTCGTCACCTTCGCCGCCGCCGCCCTGCAGAACAGCCTCGACCTCGACGGGAAGAACCTTCCTCTGCCCCTGTTCATGGGGCTGACGTCGATCGTCGTCGTCTACGATCTCTTCGTCGCCGCCACCCCCCTTCTGCTCTGGAAGGGCCTCGGCCTGTCGCCGACGACCTACGTCCTGACCCACATCGTGGGGCTGGCCCTCTTCCTCGTCCTGGGCGGCTCGGCTCTCATGGCCTCCCTGGCCTCGACGGAGCGGGCGGAGCGGGGACAGGGCGGCTCGACCGCCTTCGCCCGTCGTGCCGACGAGGCCAGGGAGCTCTCCCGAAGGGCCGCGTCATGCGGTGACGACGCCCTGGCCCGCGCATGGGAGAAGGCCGCAGAGGGCCTCCTCTACGCCGATCCGATGGGCACGGAAGGTTCCGCATCGCTGGAGGGCTCCCTCGACCAGACCCTGACCGACGCCCTGGCCCTCGATCTCGGCGGCGAGGGGGCCAGGAAGACCTCCCGGCTCCTGGCCCAGACCCTTTCGGAGAACCTTCTCCGCCGCAGGGCCCTGCTTCTGCGCGAAAAATGACGTTGAAAGGAGCTCCCCCCATGGATCAGGAAAGGCCCTCTTCTGCCCCCGTCGCGTGCCGCTCCTGCGGCGCCGACAACCCCGCCGATTCGACGTACTGCGCCTATTGCGGCAGCCTTTTGCCTCGGCCGGAAAAAGAGGAGGCGCAAAGGCCCGACGATCGAGAAGGCTCCGTCGGGGCCGGTCCCATCGGACGACGGTTTTCCGCGCCCAAGGCGGGCTTCAAGCGCATCTCCGTCGCCTGGTTCCTCGTCCTCTCCGTCGTCACGCTGGGCATCTACCCGTCGCTGTGGGTCTTCCTGCGCCGCCGGGACTTCAACTCCCTGTCCTCGACGGAGAAGCTCTCCGACGTCGTCGCCGTCCTCCCCCTGGGCGTGACCTTGCTCGCCTTCGCCACCGGCTCCTCCCTGGGGGAGAACGGACAGGGGGGGATCAACTTGGTCTGCCTCGGCCTCTGGATCTGGATCGCCTTCAAAATGCGGACCATGCTCCGCGACCACGTGGCCGGCATCGCCCCCGACTACGCCGCGACCAACGTGGCCCCCTCCCCCCTGTGGACCGTCCTCTTCACGTCGGCCTACATCCAGCACCAGATCAACCGCCTCATCGACGCCGATATCCTGCGACGGACGAACTGAAGGACGCGAAAAGGGCGGAAGAAGGGGGGGAAGGCCAGGCCTTCCCCCCCTTCTTCCGCCCTTTTCGCGTCGCGCCTCAGGAACCGGTCAGTTCCAGGACGATCTGGTCGGCCAGAAGACGCGCGGCCTCGAAAAGCCCCTCCTGGCCATCGGCGCTCGTCGTCTCGAATCCCACGAGAGCCACGGCGCTCTCGACGTCGACGAGGCGTGCCGAGAGGGTATAGAGGCCGCCCGCGGCGTTGACGGAGCCGACGAGGACGTAGCGTGCCCCCAGATGGCGCCCCACCTTGACGGCCGTGGCGTCGTCGACGAGGCCCGAGAGGTTGAGGCGCTGCTCGGCGGCGACGGCCGCGACCTGGGACGATTCGACGACGGTCCAATGGGGCTCCTCGGAAAGCCGCCCCCGAAGCTGCTCGGCCACGGCTCCTCCCAGGAAAAAGGGGCAGCCGACGGCGCGGAAGTCCGTCACGGCCAGGGTCATCTCGGCCCGAGCCGGAGCGCCGACCGCCGCGAGAGCCAGGACGGCGGCCAGAATGACGAGAAGCCTTCTCACGGACGACATCGGTCGTCCCCCTTTCGAAGGGCCCTGCGCCTCAGACGGAGGCGAGGAAGAAGAGACGGGCCACGCCGCCGAGCTCGGTCTGGAGCCTGGCCACGGCGTCCTGGAGTCCCTGGACCTCTCCGTCGACGAAGATCTTTCCCGAGGCGAAGGAGAGCTCGGCCAGGACCTCCTTGGCGCGGGCCTGGTCATCTTCGTTGATGAAGGCCCTGGCCTTGTGGAAGCGGAGAACGTCGCGCAGCTTGGTCTTCCCCGCCAGAAGGCCCTTGCCGTCGCGGACGAGGAGCTGATCGGTGACGAGATCCCCTCCCAGGCGTTCCTCGATCCAGAGGATGATCTCCGAGTCACCCTCGCGCCCCGCGTGGTAGGCCAGCTCGGAGGCCGCCAGGGTGCGCAGTTTCTCCACGTCGCCCCAGAAGGAGACGGTCCTGTCGAAGGCCCTGTCGAGGACCTCGGACAGAAGGGCCTTGCCCTTCCGGTACTGACCGCTTCGCATGTAGCTGGCGCCGACCATGTAGGCCAGGTCGGCGTTGGCCGCCGTGACCTGAGTCACCAGGGCCTCGGCGTCGGCCAGAGCCTTCCCCCCGAGGGATCCCTGGGAGGTGAAGCGGGGGATGGCCTTCTCCGTCTGCTGCCGGGTGGTCGCATCGGACGACGAACCGCCGTCGCCGCCGCCGCCTCAACCGAAGGCCGAGGCGGTGACGAGAAGAAAGACCAGGCCCGTCAGGAAGGCGACGATCGCGCTCTTTCTCGTTCTCTTCATGGTTCGATTCCCCTTTCCTCCCCACTCGTGCTCCCTCCTACCGGAGCATCTCCGCCAACTTTTCCGCCAAGGTGCCGTCGAGACGCTTCAGGGCCGCCACCTCCTCTTCCGCGGCCTTGCGGTTGCCCCTCAGGAATTGGGCCAGGCCCAGAAGGAAGCGAACCTGGGCGTTGTCGGGCTCTTTGGAGCGGGCCGGCAGAAGGACGCCGACGGCGTCTTCCGCCGCACCCGCCTCGATGAGGATCTGCCCCAGGGAAAGGTAGGCCGGAACGTAATTCTCGTCGGCGTCGATGGCCGCCACGAGAAGGTCGACGGCCTCGTCGAGGCGCTTGCGGTTCTTGTAGGCCTGCCCCTTGAGGAAGAGGGCCTCGGCCAGGTCGGGCTTGAGCTCCAGGGCCCTGTCGAGTGCCGGAGTGGCGCCGTGATCGTCGCCCATCATGAAGGAGGCCTTTCCGACGAGGAGATGGGCCTCGGCGAAGGTGGGATCCCAGGTGACGGCCTGCTGGGCGGCGAGAAGGCTGTCGCCGTAGCGGCCGGCCTGGTAGTAGACGCCGGCTGTGATGAAGCGCAAGAGGACGTTCTTGGGGCTCAGTTTGGTCATCTTCTCCCAGTGAGGGATGGAGCGCCGGTAGTCGCCCAGATTATAGTAGCCCAGGGCCTCGTAGAGATAGTAGCGGTAGTCCTCCATGGGCTTGCCCTCGGGAGGCGTCTCGCCGCTGAAGAAGGCCATCATCTCGGCGGCGAGGTTTTTCGTCGCCAGAGTGACGCCTCTCTCCCCTTCTCGGGAGATCTGTTCGAAGCTCTTGAGGACGGCCCCCGATTCGACGTCGACCAGCCGGGCCGTCAGGACCAGAAGGCTTCCGAAGCGGCTGACGGCTCCGAGGACGAAGTAGCGGGCCCCCACGAGGCGTCCCGCCTCGGCGGCCGTCTCGGCGGGGACGACGCCGGAGAGGGCCAGGCGCTGCTGATCCGCCACGGCGCCGAGCTGACGGCGCTCGACGACGGTGACCTCGCGGGTCCCGATCAGCTCCGTCCCCAGGATCTCGCTCACGGAAGAGCCCAGGAAGAGGCTCGAGCCCTGGGAGAGGAAGGTGTTGACGGCCACCGTGAGGGCGGCCTCGGCCGAGGGAAGCGGCCCCAGAAGGGCCAGAAGCAGGGCGGCGAGAGCGACGCGTTTGTTCACCGGGACATTCACCTCCTCGATCGGGGCAGGCGGAAAGGGGCAGGGGCCGTCCCTCTCCGCCTAGCGGGGAGAGTCGGACCAGCGGTGAGTCATGGCATCGTAGACGTAGACCTTCTCGGCGCTGTAGATCTGAACCTTGTAGGCCTCGACGATGGCCGCCTGAGGGTTGACGGCCTCCTTCAGGACCCACTGATGGACCGTCGTGTCGTAGAGAACGACGTCCCGTTCGTCCCAGGCCACGGCGAGGTTGTCGCCCAGTTCGGCATCGCGGACGCGGAAGTCGTCGGCCCTCTGCCAGGCCTTGAGGAGGGGATCGTAGACGACGAAGCCCTCCTCGCAGATCAGGGCCGCCATTCCCCTGGAAAGAAGGGGGCTCTTGATCGCGCCCGGCAGGGACTCGCCCACGATCCAGCGGCGCTCGCGGGAGTCGTAGACGGCGACGCGGCCCCGTTCCCAGGCAAGGGCCAGCTCGTCCGACAGGAGACCCGCCAGAGGCCCGAAGGCCTCCTGGGCCATCCACTGATGGTGCCTGATGTCGTAGACCCAGACGGAACGGTCGTTCCAGACGAGGGCCATGTTGGTGTGCGTTCTGTGTCCCCGGGGATAGAAGTCGTTGAGGACCGACGGCTGGCCCAGGGCCGGGTCGTCGACGCGGACCGTCACCTTGTCGACGAAAAGGCGGACCTCGGCCCGAGCCGGCGACGGGACGCCGCCGAGAACGGAAAGGACAAGAAAAACCGCAAGGGATCGAAGGACTCTGCTTTCCATGGACCTCACCCTTTCTCCCGAAACGATCAGCGACGACTGAGGCGGATTCTGTCGGCCTCGACGCCCTCCAATCGGAGGTCGCTTCGCTGCTGAAGGAGGGCCCGGGCCAGGGCCTCGGCGCTTCCCGGATAGAGGGCCGAGACGAGGGCCACCCCGGCGGAGAAGCGGTCGAGCCGGGCCGAGG
The DNA window shown above is from Aminithiophilus ramosus and carries:
- a CDS encoding DUF4234 domain-containing protein, whose amino-acid sequence is MDQERPSSAPVACRSCGADNPADSTYCAYCGSLLPRPEKEEAQRPDDREGSVGAGPIGRRFSAPKAGFKRISVAWFLVLSVVTLGIYPSLWVFLRRRDFNSLSSTEKLSDVVAVLPLGVTLLAFATGSSLGENGQGGINLVCLGLWIWIAFKMRTMLRDHVAGIAPDYAATNVAPSPLWTVLFTSAYIQHQINRLIDADILRRTN
- a CDS encoding CsgG/HfaB family protein — encoded protein: MSSVRRLLVILAAVLALAAVGAPARAEMTLAVTDFRAVGCPFFLGGAVAEQLRGRLSEEPHWTVVESSQVAAVAAEQRLNLSGLVDDATAVKVGRHLGARYVLVGSVNAAGGLYTLSARLVDVESAVALVGFETTSADGQEGLFEAARLLADQIVLELTGS
- a CDS encoding tetratricopeptide repeat protein produces the protein MNKRVALAALLLALLGPLPSAEAALTVAVNTFLSQGSSLFLGSSVSEILGTELIGTREVTVVERRQLGAVADQQRLALSGVVPAETAAEAGRLVGARYFVLGAVSRFGSLLVLTARLVDVESGAVLKSFEQISREGERGVTLATKNLAAEMMAFFSGETPPEGKPMEDYRYYLYEALGYYNLGDYRRSIPHWEKMTKLSPKNVLLRFITAGVYYQAGRYGDSLLAAQQAVTWDPTFAEAHLLVGKASFMMGDDHGATPALDRALELKPDLAEALFLKGQAYKNRKRLDEAVDLLVAAIDADENYVPAYLSLGQILIEAGAAEDAVGVLLPARSKEPDNAQVRFLLGLAQFLRGNRKAAEEEVAALKRLDGTLAEKLAEMLR